The Odocoileus virginianus isolate 20LAN1187 ecotype Illinois chromosome 12, Ovbor_1.2, whole genome shotgun sequence genome has a segment encoding these proteins:
- the MORC2 gene encoding ATPase MORC2 isoform X6: MAFTNYSSLNRAQLTFEYLHTNSTTHEFLFGALAELVDNARDADATRIDIYAERREDLRGGFMLCFLDDGAGMDPSDAASVIQFGKSAKRTPESTQIGQYGNGLKSGSMRIGKDFILFTKKEDTMTCLFLSRTFHEEEGIDEVIVPLPTWNARNREPVTDNVEKFAIETELIYKYSPFRNEEEVMTQFMKIPGDSGTLVIIFNLKLMDNGEPELDIISNPRDIQMAETSPEGTKPERRSFRAYAAVLYIDPRMRIFIHGHKVQTKRLSCCLYKPRMYKYTSSRFKTRAEQEVKKAEHVARIAEEKAREAESKARTLEVRLGGDLTRDSRVMLRQVQNTAITLRREADVKKRIKEAKQRALKEPKELNFVFGVNIEHRDLDGMFIYNCSRLIKMYEKVGPQLEGGMACGGVVGVVDVPYLVLEPTHNKQDFADAKEYRHLLRAMGEHLAQYWKDIAIAQRGIIKFWDEFGYLSANWNQPPSSELRYKRRRSMEIPTTIQCDLCLKWRTLPFQLNSVERDYPDTWVCSMNPDPEQDRCEASEQKQKLPLGALRKDPKTQEERQKQLTQKIRQQQEKLEALQKTTPIRSQADLKKLPLEVTTRPSSEEPARRPQRPRSPPLPAVIKNAPSRPPSLQAPRPASQPRKAPVISSTPKPAAPAAREVASTSRLLQPPEAPRKPANTPVRPASWPSPPVQPPLPSPQPNSRSPREVPSPRALKTPVVKKPELPAKLSPQATPGRKRSLGVSDEEETEEEAEKRKERSKRGKFAVKEEKKDLNELSDSSGEEDSADLKSAQKDKGLHVEVRVNREWYTGRVTAVEVGKNAVRWKVKFDYVPTDTTPRDRWVERGSEDVRLMKPPSPEHQSPDTRQEGREEVVAAVAAVAPAGDSVAQQAAATAEPSTSDCIPIEPDTTAPSTNHETIDLLVQILRNCLRYFLPPSFPISKKELSAMNSDELISFPLKEYFRQYEVGLQNLCHSYQSRADSRAKASEESLRTSERKLRETEEKLQKLRTNIVALLQKVQEEGPRLESRTPLRRFPVIWDIDINTDDELDAYIEDLITKGD; the protein is encoded by the exons AACCACTCATGAATTCTTGTTTGGTGCTCTTGCTGAACTAGTTGATAATGCAAG AGATGCTGATGCCACGAGAATTGATATTTATGCAG AAAGGCGGGAGGACCTTCGAGGAGGATTTATGCTCTGTTTTTTGGATGATGGAGCGGGAATGGATCCAA GTGATGCTGCCAGCGTGATCCAGTTTGGGAAGTCGGCCAAGCGAACGCCTGAGTCCACCCAGATTGGGCAGTACGGGAACGGGTTAAAGTC GGGCTCGATGCGCATCGGGAAGGATTTCATCCTCTTCACCAAGAAGGAAGACACCATGACCTGCCTCTTCCTGTCACGCACCTTTCATGAGGAGGAGGGCATTGATGAG GTGATAGTCCCATTGCCCACTTGGAATGCTCGAAACCGGGAACCTGTCACAGATAACGTGGAGAAGTTTGCCATCGAGACAGAGCTCATCTACAAATATTCTCCCTTCCGCAATGAAGAGGAGGTGATGACTCAGTTCATGAAGATTCCTGGGGACAGCG GAACGCTGGTAATCATCTTCAACCTCAAACTCATGGATAACGGAGAGCCAGAGCTGGACATAATCTCAAATCCAAGGGATATCCAGATGGCAGAGACTTCCCCAGAGGGCAC CAAGCCAGAGCGCCGCTCCTTCCGTGCCTACGCTGCTGTGCTCTACATTGATCCCCGGATGCGGATCTTCATCCATGGGCACAAGGTGCAGACCAAGAGGCTCTCCTGCTGCCTGTACAAGCCCAG GATGTACAAGTACACATCAAGCCGCTTCAAGACCCGCGCGGAGCAGgaggtgaagaaagctgagcacgtgGCGAGGATTG CTGAAGAGAAGGCACGGGAGGCAGAGAGCAAAGCTCGGACGTTGGAAGTGCGCCTGGGCGGGGATCTCACGCGGGACTCCAGG GTGATGTTGCGACAGGTCCAGAACACAGCCATTACTCTGCGCCGGGAAGCCGACGTCAAGAAGCGGATCAAGGAGGCTAAGCAGCG AGCACTTAAAGAACCTAAGGAACTGAACTTTGTTTTCGGGGTCAATATCGAACACCGGGACCTGGATGGAATGTTCATCTACAACTGTAGCCGCCTGATCAAGATGTATGAGAAAGTGGGCCCACAGCTGGAAGGTGGCAT GGCGTGTGGTGGGGTTGTTGGGGTCGTCGATGTGCCCTACCTGGTCCTGGAGCCCACACACAACAAGCAGGACTTTGCGGACGCCAAGGAGTACCGGCACCTGCTGCGGGCCATGGGGGAGCACCTGGCACAGTACTGGAAGGACATCGCCATTG CCCAGCGGGGAATCATCAAGTTCTGGGATGAGTTTGGCTACCTCTCTGCCAACTGGAACCAACCCCCATCCAGTGAGCTGCGCTACAAGCGGCGGCGATCCATGGAGATCCCAACCACCATCCAGTGTG ATCTGTGTCTGAAGTGGCGGACACTCCCCTTTCAGCTGAATTCTGTGGAGAGGGATTACCCTGACACTTGGGTTTGCTCCATGAACCCTGATCCTGAGCAGGACCG GTGCGAGGCCTCTGAGCAGAAGCAGAAGCTCCCCCTGGGGGCACTGAGAAAAGACCCGAAGACACAGGAGGAGCGGCAGAAGCAGCTGACGCAGAAAATCCGCCAGCAGCAGGAGAAGCTGGAGGCCCTGCAG AAAACCACACCCATTCGCTCCCAGGCTGACCTGAAGAAACTGCCCTTGGAAGTGACCACCAGACCTTCCTCTGAG GAACCTGCACGTAGACCTCAGCGTCCTCGGTCGCCTCCTTTACCCGCTGTGATCAAGAATGCCCCGAGCAGACCCCCTTCCCTTCAAGCTCCcaggccagccagccagcccagAAAGGCTCCTGTCATCAGTAGCACCCCAAAGCCTGCTGCCCCGGCCGCCCGGGAGGTGGCCAGCACTTCCCGGCTACTCCAGCCTCCCGAGGCACCCCGGAAGCCTGCCAACACTCCAGTTAGGCCTGCGTCCTGGCCCAGCCCACCGGTGCAGCCACCGTTGCCATCTCCCCAGCCCAACTCCAGGAGCCCTCGGGAGGTCCCTTCCCCCCGAGCCCTGAAGACTCCAGTGGTCAAGAAGCCAGAGCTGCCCGCTAAACTCTCCCCG CAGGCCACTCCTGGTCGGAAGCGGAGCCTCGGGGTCTCTGATGaggaagaaacagaggaagaggctgagaagaggaaggagaggtcCAAGAGGGGCAAGTTTgctgtgaaggaggagaagaaggaccTGAATGAG CTCTCAGACAGCTCTGGGGAAGAGGACTCGGCTGACCTCAAGAGTGCTCAGAAAG ATAAAGGGCTGCACGTGGAGGTGCGTGTGAATAGGGAGTGGTACACAGGCCGTGTCACAGCTGTGGAGGTGGGCAAGAATGCGGTGCGGTGGAAGGTGAAATTTGACTATGTGCCCACGGACACAACACCAAGAGACCGCTG GGTGGAGAGAGGCAGCGAGGACGTGCGGTTGATGAAGCCCCCGTCCCCAGAGCATCAGAGCCCGGACACACGTCAGGAGGGCAGGGAAGAGGTggtggcggcggtggcggcggtgGCCCCGGCAGGGGACTCGGTGGCCCAGCAGGCTGCAGCCACGGCAGAGCCCTCCACCTCAGACTGCATCCCCATCGAACCTGACACCACCGCCCCCAGCACCAACCACGAGACCATTGACCTCCTCGTCCAGATTCTTCG GAATTGTCTACGGTACTTCCTGCCTCCAAGTTTCCCCATCTCTAAGAAGGAGCTGAGTGCTATGAATTCAGATGAGCTGATATCGTTTCCTCTG AAAGAGTACTTCAGGCAGTATGAGGTCGGGCTGCAGAACCTGTGCCACTCCTACCAGAGCCGCGCCGACTCGCGGGCCAAGGCTTCTGAGGAGAGCCTGCGCACCTCCGAGAGAAAGCTGCGTGAGACGGAGGAGAAGCTGCAGAAGCTGAGGACCAACATCGTGGCACTCCTGCAAAAGGTGCAGGAG GAGGGGCCGAGGTTAGAGTCCAGGACTCCACTGAGGAGGTTCCCAGTTATCTGG GACATAGACATTAACACAGACGACGAGCTGGATGCCTACATCGAGGACCTGATCACCAAGGGGGACTAG
- the MORC2 gene encoding ATPase MORC2 isoform X10: MAFTNYSSLNRAQLTFEYLHTNSTTHEFLFGALAELVDNARDADATRIDIYAERREDLRGGFMLCFLDDGAGMDPSDAASVIQFGKSAKRTPESTQIGQYGNGLKSGSMRIGKDFILFTKKEDTMTCLFLSRTFHEEEGIDEVIVPLPTWNARNREPVTDNVEKFAIETELIYKYSPFRNEEEVMTQFMKIPGDSGTLVIIFNLKLMDNGEPELDIISNPRDIQMAETSPEGTKPERRSFRAYAAVLYIDPRMRIFIHGHKVQTKRLSCCLYKPRMYKYTSSRFKTRAEQEVKKAEHVARIAEEKAREAESKARTLEVRLGGDLTRDSRVMLRQVQNTAITLRREADVKKRIKEAKQRALKEPKELNFVFGVNIEHRDLDGMFIYNCSRLIKMYEKVGPQLEGGMACGGVVGVVDVPYLVLEPTHNKQDFADAKEYRHLLRAMGEHLAQYWKDIAIAQRGIIKFWDEFGYLSANWNQPPSSELRYKRRRSMEIPTTIQCDLCLKWRTLPFQLNSVERDYPDTWVCSMNPDPEQDRCEASEQKQKLPLGALRKDPKTQEERQKQLTQKIRQQQEKLEALQKTTPIRSQADLKKLPLEVTTRPSSEEPARRPQRPRSPPLPAVIKNAPSRPPSLQAPRPASQPRKAPVISSTPKPAAPAAREVASTSRLLQPPEAPRKPANTPVRPASWPSPPVQPPLPSPQPNSRSPREVPSPRALKTPVVKKPELPAKLSPQATPGRKRSLGVSDEEETEEEAEKRKERSKRGKFAVKEEKKDLNELSDSSGEEDSADLKSAQKDKGLHVEVRVNREWYTGRVTAVEVGKNAVRWKVKFDYVPTDTTPRDRWVERGSEDVRLMKPPSPEHQSPDTRQEGREEVVAAVAAVAPAGDSVAQQAAATAEPSTSDCIPIEPDTTAPSTNHETIDLLVQILRNCLRYFLPPSFPISKKELSAMNSDELISFPLKEYFRQYEVGLQNLCHSYQSRADSRAKASEESLRTSERKLRETEEKLQKLRTNIVALLQKVQEDIDINTDDELDAYIEDLITKGD; encoded by the exons AACCACTCATGAATTCTTGTTTGGTGCTCTTGCTGAACTAGTTGATAATGCAAG AGATGCTGATGCCACGAGAATTGATATTTATGCAG AAAGGCGGGAGGACCTTCGAGGAGGATTTATGCTCTGTTTTTTGGATGATGGAGCGGGAATGGATCCAA GTGATGCTGCCAGCGTGATCCAGTTTGGGAAGTCGGCCAAGCGAACGCCTGAGTCCACCCAGATTGGGCAGTACGGGAACGGGTTAAAGTC GGGCTCGATGCGCATCGGGAAGGATTTCATCCTCTTCACCAAGAAGGAAGACACCATGACCTGCCTCTTCCTGTCACGCACCTTTCATGAGGAGGAGGGCATTGATGAG GTGATAGTCCCATTGCCCACTTGGAATGCTCGAAACCGGGAACCTGTCACAGATAACGTGGAGAAGTTTGCCATCGAGACAGAGCTCATCTACAAATATTCTCCCTTCCGCAATGAAGAGGAGGTGATGACTCAGTTCATGAAGATTCCTGGGGACAGCG GAACGCTGGTAATCATCTTCAACCTCAAACTCATGGATAACGGAGAGCCAGAGCTGGACATAATCTCAAATCCAAGGGATATCCAGATGGCAGAGACTTCCCCAGAGGGCAC CAAGCCAGAGCGCCGCTCCTTCCGTGCCTACGCTGCTGTGCTCTACATTGATCCCCGGATGCGGATCTTCATCCATGGGCACAAGGTGCAGACCAAGAGGCTCTCCTGCTGCCTGTACAAGCCCAG GATGTACAAGTACACATCAAGCCGCTTCAAGACCCGCGCGGAGCAGgaggtgaagaaagctgagcacgtgGCGAGGATTG CTGAAGAGAAGGCACGGGAGGCAGAGAGCAAAGCTCGGACGTTGGAAGTGCGCCTGGGCGGGGATCTCACGCGGGACTCCAGG GTGATGTTGCGACAGGTCCAGAACACAGCCATTACTCTGCGCCGGGAAGCCGACGTCAAGAAGCGGATCAAGGAGGCTAAGCAGCG AGCACTTAAAGAACCTAAGGAACTGAACTTTGTTTTCGGGGTCAATATCGAACACCGGGACCTGGATGGAATGTTCATCTACAACTGTAGCCGCCTGATCAAGATGTATGAGAAAGTGGGCCCACAGCTGGAAGGTGGCAT GGCGTGTGGTGGGGTTGTTGGGGTCGTCGATGTGCCCTACCTGGTCCTGGAGCCCACACACAACAAGCAGGACTTTGCGGACGCCAAGGAGTACCGGCACCTGCTGCGGGCCATGGGGGAGCACCTGGCACAGTACTGGAAGGACATCGCCATTG CCCAGCGGGGAATCATCAAGTTCTGGGATGAGTTTGGCTACCTCTCTGCCAACTGGAACCAACCCCCATCCAGTGAGCTGCGCTACAAGCGGCGGCGATCCATGGAGATCCCAACCACCATCCAGTGTG ATCTGTGTCTGAAGTGGCGGACACTCCCCTTTCAGCTGAATTCTGTGGAGAGGGATTACCCTGACACTTGGGTTTGCTCCATGAACCCTGATCCTGAGCAGGACCG GTGCGAGGCCTCTGAGCAGAAGCAGAAGCTCCCCCTGGGGGCACTGAGAAAAGACCCGAAGACACAGGAGGAGCGGCAGAAGCAGCTGACGCAGAAAATCCGCCAGCAGCAGGAGAAGCTGGAGGCCCTGCAG AAAACCACACCCATTCGCTCCCAGGCTGACCTGAAGAAACTGCCCTTGGAAGTGACCACCAGACCTTCCTCTGAG GAACCTGCACGTAGACCTCAGCGTCCTCGGTCGCCTCCTTTACCCGCTGTGATCAAGAATGCCCCGAGCAGACCCCCTTCCCTTCAAGCTCCcaggccagccagccagcccagAAAGGCTCCTGTCATCAGTAGCACCCCAAAGCCTGCTGCCCCGGCCGCCCGGGAGGTGGCCAGCACTTCCCGGCTACTCCAGCCTCCCGAGGCACCCCGGAAGCCTGCCAACACTCCAGTTAGGCCTGCGTCCTGGCCCAGCCCACCGGTGCAGCCACCGTTGCCATCTCCCCAGCCCAACTCCAGGAGCCCTCGGGAGGTCCCTTCCCCCCGAGCCCTGAAGACTCCAGTGGTCAAGAAGCCAGAGCTGCCCGCTAAACTCTCCCCG CAGGCCACTCCTGGTCGGAAGCGGAGCCTCGGGGTCTCTGATGaggaagaaacagaggaagaggctgagaagaggaaggagaggtcCAAGAGGGGCAAGTTTgctgtgaaggaggagaagaaggaccTGAATGAG CTCTCAGACAGCTCTGGGGAAGAGGACTCGGCTGACCTCAAGAGTGCTCAGAAAG ATAAAGGGCTGCACGTGGAGGTGCGTGTGAATAGGGAGTGGTACACAGGCCGTGTCACAGCTGTGGAGGTGGGCAAGAATGCGGTGCGGTGGAAGGTGAAATTTGACTATGTGCCCACGGACACAACACCAAGAGACCGCTG GGTGGAGAGAGGCAGCGAGGACGTGCGGTTGATGAAGCCCCCGTCCCCAGAGCATCAGAGCCCGGACACACGTCAGGAGGGCAGGGAAGAGGTggtggcggcggtggcggcggtgGCCCCGGCAGGGGACTCGGTGGCCCAGCAGGCTGCAGCCACGGCAGAGCCCTCCACCTCAGACTGCATCCCCATCGAACCTGACACCACCGCCCCCAGCACCAACCACGAGACCATTGACCTCCTCGTCCAGATTCTTCG GAATTGTCTACGGTACTTCCTGCCTCCAAGTTTCCCCATCTCTAAGAAGGAGCTGAGTGCTATGAATTCAGATGAGCTGATATCGTTTCCTCTG AAAGAGTACTTCAGGCAGTATGAGGTCGGGCTGCAGAACCTGTGCCACTCCTACCAGAGCCGCGCCGACTCGCGGGCCAAGGCTTCTGAGGAGAGCCTGCGCACCTCCGAGAGAAAGCTGCGTGAGACGGAGGAGAAGCTGCAGAAGCTGAGGACCAACATCGTGGCACTCCTGCAAAAGGTGCAGGAG GACATAGACATTAACACAGACGACGAGCTGGATGCCTACATCGAGGACCTGATCACCAAGGGGGACTAG
- the MORC2 gene encoding ATPase MORC2 isoform X12 yields the protein MAFTNYSSLNRAQLTFEYLHTNSTTHEFLFGALAELVDNARDADATRIDIYAERREDLRGGFMLCFLDDGAGMDPSDAASVIQFGKSAKRTPESTQIGQYGNGLKSGSMRIGKDFILFTKKEDTMTCLFLSRTFHEEEGIDEVIVPLPTWNARNREPVTDNVEKFAIETELIYKYSPFRNEEEVMTQFMKIPGDSGTLVIIFNLKLMDNGEPELDIISNPRDIQMAETSPEGTKPERRSFRAYAAVLYIDPRMRIFIHGHKVQTKRLSCCLYKPRMYKYTSSRFKTRAEQEVKKAEHVARIAEEKAREAESKARTLEVRLGGDLTRDSRVMLRQVQNTAITLRREADVKKRIKEAKQRALKEPKELNFVFGVNIEHRDLDGMFIYNCSRLIKMYEKVGPQLEGGMACGGVVGVVDVPYLVLEPTHNKQDFADAKEYRHLLRAMGEHLAQYWKDIAIAQRGIIKFWDEFGYLSANWNQPPSSELRYKRRRSMEIPTTIQCDLCLKWRTLPFQLNSVERDYPDTWVCSMNPDPEQDRCEASEQKQKLPLGALRKDPKTQEERQKQLTQKIRQQQEKLEALQKTTPIRSQADLKKLPLEVTTRPSSEEPARRPQRPRSPPLPAVIKNAPSRPPSLQAPRPASQPRKAPVISSTPKPAAPAAREVASTSRLLQPPEAPRKPANTPVRPASWPSPPVQPPLPSPQPNSRSPREVPSPRALKTPVVKKPELPAKLSPQATPGRKRSLGVSDEEETEEEAEKRKERSKRGKFAVKEEKKDLNELSDSSGEEDSADLKSAQKDKGLHVEVRVNREWYTGRVTAVEVGKNAVRWKVKFDYVPTDTTPRDRWVERGSEDVRLMKPPSPEHQSPDTRQEGREEVVAAVAAVAPAGDSVAQQAAATAEPSTSDCIPIEPDTTAPSTNHETIDLLVQILRNCLRYFLPPSFPISKKELSAMNSDELISFPLKEYFRQYEVGLQNLCHSYQSRADSRAKASEESLRTSERKLRETEEKLQKLRTNIVALLQKDIDINTDDELDAYIEDLITKGD from the exons AACCACTCATGAATTCTTGTTTGGTGCTCTTGCTGAACTAGTTGATAATGCAAG AGATGCTGATGCCACGAGAATTGATATTTATGCAG AAAGGCGGGAGGACCTTCGAGGAGGATTTATGCTCTGTTTTTTGGATGATGGAGCGGGAATGGATCCAA GTGATGCTGCCAGCGTGATCCAGTTTGGGAAGTCGGCCAAGCGAACGCCTGAGTCCACCCAGATTGGGCAGTACGGGAACGGGTTAAAGTC GGGCTCGATGCGCATCGGGAAGGATTTCATCCTCTTCACCAAGAAGGAAGACACCATGACCTGCCTCTTCCTGTCACGCACCTTTCATGAGGAGGAGGGCATTGATGAG GTGATAGTCCCATTGCCCACTTGGAATGCTCGAAACCGGGAACCTGTCACAGATAACGTGGAGAAGTTTGCCATCGAGACAGAGCTCATCTACAAATATTCTCCCTTCCGCAATGAAGAGGAGGTGATGACTCAGTTCATGAAGATTCCTGGGGACAGCG GAACGCTGGTAATCATCTTCAACCTCAAACTCATGGATAACGGAGAGCCAGAGCTGGACATAATCTCAAATCCAAGGGATATCCAGATGGCAGAGACTTCCCCAGAGGGCAC CAAGCCAGAGCGCCGCTCCTTCCGTGCCTACGCTGCTGTGCTCTACATTGATCCCCGGATGCGGATCTTCATCCATGGGCACAAGGTGCAGACCAAGAGGCTCTCCTGCTGCCTGTACAAGCCCAG GATGTACAAGTACACATCAAGCCGCTTCAAGACCCGCGCGGAGCAGgaggtgaagaaagctgagcacgtgGCGAGGATTG CTGAAGAGAAGGCACGGGAGGCAGAGAGCAAAGCTCGGACGTTGGAAGTGCGCCTGGGCGGGGATCTCACGCGGGACTCCAGG GTGATGTTGCGACAGGTCCAGAACACAGCCATTACTCTGCGCCGGGAAGCCGACGTCAAGAAGCGGATCAAGGAGGCTAAGCAGCG AGCACTTAAAGAACCTAAGGAACTGAACTTTGTTTTCGGGGTCAATATCGAACACCGGGACCTGGATGGAATGTTCATCTACAACTGTAGCCGCCTGATCAAGATGTATGAGAAAGTGGGCCCACAGCTGGAAGGTGGCAT GGCGTGTGGTGGGGTTGTTGGGGTCGTCGATGTGCCCTACCTGGTCCTGGAGCCCACACACAACAAGCAGGACTTTGCGGACGCCAAGGAGTACCGGCACCTGCTGCGGGCCATGGGGGAGCACCTGGCACAGTACTGGAAGGACATCGCCATTG CCCAGCGGGGAATCATCAAGTTCTGGGATGAGTTTGGCTACCTCTCTGCCAACTGGAACCAACCCCCATCCAGTGAGCTGCGCTACAAGCGGCGGCGATCCATGGAGATCCCAACCACCATCCAGTGTG ATCTGTGTCTGAAGTGGCGGACACTCCCCTTTCAGCTGAATTCTGTGGAGAGGGATTACCCTGACACTTGGGTTTGCTCCATGAACCCTGATCCTGAGCAGGACCG GTGCGAGGCCTCTGAGCAGAAGCAGAAGCTCCCCCTGGGGGCACTGAGAAAAGACCCGAAGACACAGGAGGAGCGGCAGAAGCAGCTGACGCAGAAAATCCGCCAGCAGCAGGAGAAGCTGGAGGCCCTGCAG AAAACCACACCCATTCGCTCCCAGGCTGACCTGAAGAAACTGCCCTTGGAAGTGACCACCAGACCTTCCTCTGAG GAACCTGCACGTAGACCTCAGCGTCCTCGGTCGCCTCCTTTACCCGCTGTGATCAAGAATGCCCCGAGCAGACCCCCTTCCCTTCAAGCTCCcaggccagccagccagcccagAAAGGCTCCTGTCATCAGTAGCACCCCAAAGCCTGCTGCCCCGGCCGCCCGGGAGGTGGCCAGCACTTCCCGGCTACTCCAGCCTCCCGAGGCACCCCGGAAGCCTGCCAACACTCCAGTTAGGCCTGCGTCCTGGCCCAGCCCACCGGTGCAGCCACCGTTGCCATCTCCCCAGCCCAACTCCAGGAGCCCTCGGGAGGTCCCTTCCCCCCGAGCCCTGAAGACTCCAGTGGTCAAGAAGCCAGAGCTGCCCGCTAAACTCTCCCCG CAGGCCACTCCTGGTCGGAAGCGGAGCCTCGGGGTCTCTGATGaggaagaaacagaggaagaggctgagaagaggaaggagaggtcCAAGAGGGGCAAGTTTgctgtgaaggaggagaagaaggaccTGAATGAG CTCTCAGACAGCTCTGGGGAAGAGGACTCGGCTGACCTCAAGAGTGCTCAGAAAG ATAAAGGGCTGCACGTGGAGGTGCGTGTGAATAGGGAGTGGTACACAGGCCGTGTCACAGCTGTGGAGGTGGGCAAGAATGCGGTGCGGTGGAAGGTGAAATTTGACTATGTGCCCACGGACACAACACCAAGAGACCGCTG GGTGGAGAGAGGCAGCGAGGACGTGCGGTTGATGAAGCCCCCGTCCCCAGAGCATCAGAGCCCGGACACACGTCAGGAGGGCAGGGAAGAGGTggtggcggcggtggcggcggtgGCCCCGGCAGGGGACTCGGTGGCCCAGCAGGCTGCAGCCACGGCAGAGCCCTCCACCTCAGACTGCATCCCCATCGAACCTGACACCACCGCCCCCAGCACCAACCACGAGACCATTGACCTCCTCGTCCAGATTCTTCG GAATTGTCTACGGTACTTCCTGCCTCCAAGTTTCCCCATCTCTAAGAAGGAGCTGAGTGCTATGAATTCAGATGAGCTGATATCGTTTCCTCTG AAAGAGTACTTCAGGCAGTATGAGGTCGGGCTGCAGAACCTGTGCCACTCCTACCAGAGCCGCGCCGACTCGCGGGCCAAGGCTTCTGAGGAGAGCCTGCGCACCTCCGAGAGAAAGCTGCGTGAGACGGAGGAGAAGCTGCAGAAGCTGAGGACCAACATCGTGGCACTCCTGCAAAAG GACATAGACATTAACACAGACGACGAGCTGGATGCCTACATCGAGGACCTGATCACCAAGGGGGACTAG